From Novipirellula galeiformis, the proteins below share one genomic window:
- the purD gene encoding phosphoribosylamine--glycine ligase, producing the protein MKILIVGNGGREHALAWKIAQSPRVDTVYVAPGNAGTAIDAINVPIEVTETAKLIKFAKEQAIDITVVGPEVPLVAGLVDAMQDEGLKVFGPSKAAAELEGSKVFCKNLLHMADIPTAGYRTFRDAEDASRYIKDRYSEPNDPVHVVVKADGLAAGKGVIVCSTRTEALEAIDRIAHQREFGEAGKELIIEEKLIGQEASVLAITDGETIMTLPAAQDHKPAYDGDAGPNTGGMGAYCPTPIVDEAMMEKIEADVLVPIVHAMKRARRPFKGVLYAGLMLTSAGPKVLEFNVRFGDPECQPLLMRLKTDLVDVIEATIEGRLGELEPLEWDERPSICVVMASEGYPGDYETGRVITGLDRAAELPDVKVFHAGTAMKDGQVVNAGGRVLGVTAIGNSISGAKLQAYKAVKEIRWQGAWCRKDISDKALEQ; encoded by the coding sequence ATGAAAATTTTGATTGTTGGCAATGGCGGACGTGAACACGCGCTCGCATGGAAAATCGCTCAAAGCCCTCGTGTGGATACGGTCTACGTCGCTCCCGGCAACGCGGGGACGGCAATCGATGCGATTAACGTTCCCATCGAAGTGACGGAAACGGCGAAGTTGATCAAGTTCGCCAAAGAGCAAGCGATCGATATCACCGTTGTCGGTCCCGAGGTTCCGTTGGTGGCCGGGCTCGTCGATGCGATGCAGGACGAAGGGCTAAAAGTCTTCGGGCCCTCCAAGGCCGCCGCCGAACTCGAAGGGAGCAAGGTGTTTTGCAAAAACTTGCTTCACATGGCCGATATTCCGACAGCAGGCTATCGCACGTTTCGCGACGCAGAAGATGCATCACGCTATATCAAGGATCGCTATTCCGAACCCAATGACCCAGTGCACGTGGTGGTCAAAGCAGACGGCTTGGCCGCGGGCAAAGGGGTGATCGTTTGTAGCACGCGTACCGAAGCCTTGGAGGCAATCGATCGAATTGCACATCAACGTGAATTTGGTGAGGCCGGCAAGGAGTTGATCATCGAAGAAAAGCTGATCGGCCAAGAGGCGAGCGTGCTGGCGATCACCGATGGTGAAACGATCATGACGCTTCCCGCCGCACAGGATCACAAGCCCGCTTACGATGGGGATGCAGGTCCCAACACCGGCGGAATGGGGGCCTATTGTCCCACGCCGATCGTCGACGAAGCGATGATGGAGAAAATCGAAGCGGACGTGTTGGTGCCCATTGTCCATGCCATGAAGCGGGCGCGGCGACCTTTTAAAGGGGTCCTTTATGCCGGTTTGATGCTGACCTCGGCGGGACCCAAGGTGCTCGAATTTAACGTCCGCTTTGGGGATCCCGAATGCCAACCATTGCTGATGCGATTGAAGACCGACCTTGTCGATGTGATCGAAGCGACGATCGAAGGGCGACTCGGCGAATTGGAGCCGTTGGAGTGGGACGAGCGGCCGAGTATCTGCGTCGTGATGGCGAGCGAAGGCTATCCGGGTGACTACGAAACCGGTCGGGTGATCACGGGACTCGATCGGGCCGCCGAGTTGCCCGATGTCAAAGTCTTTCATGCGGGCACCGCAATGAAGGATGGCCAAGTCGTCAACGCGGGTGGTCGGGTGTTGGGCGTGACCGCGATTGGAAATTCCATCAGCGGTGCGAAGCTGCAGGCCTACAAGGCGGTCAAGGAAATTCGTTGGCAAGGGGCTTGGTGTCGCAAGGACATCAGCGACAAGGCGCTCGAACAGTAA
- a CDS encoding HAD family hydrolase, with amino-acid sequence MNDLSQYGGLIFDCDGTLTDSMPLHFEAWRETMARYGIVFTESQFYGMAGMPTEKIIRVLAEEQSVSVDPTLAGPEKEAAFRERLPRLTELQSVCDIARAHFGVIPMAVASGGDREGVWAQIKHLQLESLFAAVVTAEDTHKHKPEPDVFLTAAQRLGVTPATCLVFEDSPLGLEAAARASMDCIDVRDFSLHQAGKG; translated from the coding sequence GTGAATGACCTCAGCCAATACGGCGGACTGATCTTTGATTGCGATGGCACGCTGACCGATTCGATGCCGCTGCACTTCGAAGCATGGCGTGAAACGATGGCTCGCTATGGAATCGTATTCACCGAGTCGCAGTTCTACGGCATGGCGGGCATGCCCACTGAAAAAATCATTCGCGTCTTGGCGGAGGAACAATCGGTCAGCGTCGACCCCACGCTTGCCGGGCCTGAAAAAGAGGCTGCGTTCCGCGAGCGGTTGCCCCGTCTAACGGAACTGCAAAGCGTCTGTGATATCGCGCGAGCGCACTTTGGCGTCATACCGATGGCGGTGGCCAGCGGCGGGGATCGCGAAGGGGTCTGGGCCCAAATCAAACACCTGCAACTCGAGTCGCTATTTGCTGCGGTCGTCACGGCCGAAGACACCCACAAACACAAACCGGAACCCGACGTCTTTTTAACAGCCGCTCAAAGGCTGGGGGTGACCCCCGCAACCTGTCTCGTTTTCGAAGACTCGCCACTGGGACTCGAAGCTGCCGCTCGAGCCTCGATGGACTGTATCGATGTCCGCGACTTTTCGCTTCACCAAGCCGGCAAAGGCTGA
- a CDS encoding OprO/OprP family phosphate-selective porin: protein MRFTFRANALQAKLAAAGVCLAFATQSTGAVFADGAQAFPTAGNAQVQTTTFNEPFALLSDEASNEEGDEEETGDADTDSVSAADYKKLFDRVEEMETSWEKYQDKIAEDSAAKKKKPTMKIGGRVHLDNWNFVHSDAGTNFLETGDPLEDPENRWDFRRLRIEMSGDIPQNMLYRLQIDFNNPSSPEMKDAYIGFKNLPGNHTLLLGNQKRPLGLDHLNSSRHNVFAERPLVVEAFNEDARRLGACFYGYSDDEMFNWRAGGFLLENISTDGRYRGDFSEAGLYSRLAASPWYDETSGGRGYLHLALAGSINQTDPDGQTDTDSNTNEARFRTRPQARSDSRWWNTNRILGAENYEQFGYEFMLNIGSVQVTSEYYGTWVGREAAGGFSGEDLFFHGGYIFASYFLTGEHIPLDRVTGTIDRVKPFENFFLVDRCTGGTGSGMGALAAALRYDYLDLSDSDIRGGDGHTVTAGLNWYWTAYSKVQFNTIWGSINNGGQGQENSGPSGTTVPLVAGVDGDFTALGFRFMADY, encoded by the coding sequence ATGCGATTCACGTTTCGAGCCAACGCACTGCAGGCCAAGCTTGCCGCCGCGGGAGTCTGCCTGGCTTTCGCGACTCAATCCACTGGAGCAGTCTTCGCCGATGGAGCGCAGGCGTTCCCCACGGCTGGCAACGCGCAAGTGCAGACCACCACCTTCAACGAACCCTTCGCCTTGCTCAGTGACGAAGCGAGTAACGAAGAGGGTGACGAAGAGGAAACCGGCGACGCGGACACCGACTCGGTCTCGGCCGCGGATTACAAAAAGCTGTTTGATCGCGTCGAGGAAATGGAAACGTCTTGGGAAAAGTACCAAGACAAGATCGCAGAGGATTCGGCAGCGAAGAAAAAGAAGCCGACCATGAAGATCGGAGGCCGTGTCCATTTGGACAATTGGAACTTCGTTCACTCCGACGCGGGGACCAACTTCCTCGAAACCGGCGACCCACTCGAAGACCCAGAAAACCGCTGGGATTTCCGTCGCCTGCGAATCGAAATGTCCGGCGACATTCCCCAGAACATGCTGTATCGGCTGCAGATCGATTTCAACAATCCATCGTCGCCCGAGATGAAGGACGCCTACATCGGATTCAAGAATCTGCCTGGCAATCACACGCTGTTGCTCGGTAATCAGAAACGCCCGCTCGGCTTGGACCACCTCAACAGCAGTCGGCACAACGTGTTTGCCGAACGCCCCTTGGTCGTCGAAGCGTTTAACGAAGACGCACGTCGCCTCGGCGCATGTTTCTACGGCTACAGCGACGACGAAATGTTCAACTGGCGAGCCGGTGGGTTCTTGCTCGAAAACATCAGCACCGATGGTCGCTATCGCGGTGACTTCAGTGAAGCGGGACTGTACAGCCGTTTGGCCGCGAGCCCATGGTACGACGAAACCAGCGGAGGACGTGGTTACTTGCACTTAGCGCTGGCGGGTTCGATCAACCAAACCGATCCCGACGGACAAACCGACACCGATTCAAACACCAACGAAGCTCGCTTTCGCACCCGCCCCCAAGCACGATCCGATTCGCGTTGGTGGAATACGAATCGCATTCTTGGCGCAGAAAACTATGAACAATTTGGCTACGAGTTCATGCTGAACATCGGCTCGGTCCAAGTCACGAGCGAGTATTACGGCACCTGGGTCGGACGTGAAGCCGCAGGCGGATTCTCGGGCGAAGACTTGTTCTTTCACGGGGGCTACATCTTCGCTTCGTACTTCCTAACCGGCGAGCACATTCCGCTGGACCGTGTGACGGGAACGATTGACCGTGTCAAACCATTCGAAAACTTTTTCTTGGTTGACCGATGCACCGGAGGCACCGGATCGGGAATGGGAGCGTTGGCCGCGGCACTTCGTTATGACTACCTCGACCTCAGCGACTCGGATATTCGCGGGGGCGACGGACACACGGTGACGGCTGGATTGAATTGGTACTGGACCGCGTACTCCAAAGTACAATTCAACACGATCTGGGGTTCGATTAACAATGGCGGACAAGGTCAAGAGAACAGCGGCCCCTCGGGCACCACGGTTCCCTTGGTCGCAGGCGTCGATGGCGACTTCACCGCACTTGGCTTTCGTTTCATGGCCGATTATTAA
- a CDS encoding pectate lyase, which yields MSREVGSILRCGGVAIAIVASSNFPSQAQTLPTAPEVKESLRQATQFMAERIADHGGYAWVSSGDGVHSHGEGVAGPDRVWVQPPGTPAVGLAFLRAYRATGDVIHLDAAKAVGNALIQGQLQSGGWGYSIEFDPKLRAKLPYRVMATAAEGPIAETPEPGGWEIWKQRKFKTNLTLLDDDTTPCAIRFLCDLDRTLDFKDSAVHEAAEYALRSTLGAQYPGGAWGHNYDRFPTQPPSARHYPVLAATYPPSWSRRWSKSFAGCYMLNDRITQNMIHTMLFAARVYEDDRYRASAIRGGEFLLRAQMPEPQPAWAQQYDRHMHPVWDRKFEPPAISGRESQDTLRTLLVLYQETEERRFLEPLPRAIEYLRTCLRSDDKLARYYELKTNRPIYFTKDYQMTDDDRNVPAHYGFVVESHLDEIERDYEWLAAGKTLPLPAPVGGQEISLVMRSQSSAGGWLQPGFVRDAQGEKVTPAEGVVSSETFVKHVGWLSQYLDQN from the coding sequence ATGAGCCGAGAAGTCGGTTCCATTTTGCGTTGTGGGGGAGTGGCCATTGCCATCGTGGCGTCGTCAAACTTTCCGTCACAGGCACAAACGTTACCGACGGCGCCCGAGGTCAAGGAATCGCTTCGCCAGGCGACTCAGTTTATGGCCGAGCGGATTGCCGATCATGGTGGGTACGCTTGGGTTTCCAGCGGTGATGGAGTGCATAGCCATGGCGAAGGGGTCGCCGGTCCCGATCGTGTTTGGGTTCAACCGCCGGGGACGCCTGCGGTCGGGTTGGCGTTCCTGCGTGCCTATCGTGCAACCGGGGATGTGATTCATCTCGATGCCGCAAAGGCAGTCGGGAATGCATTGATCCAAGGGCAACTGCAAAGCGGGGGCTGGGGGTACTCGATTGAATTTGATCCCAAGTTGCGCGCGAAGCTGCCTTATCGCGTGATGGCAACCGCGGCGGAAGGACCGATTGCGGAGACGCCCGAGCCAGGCGGTTGGGAGATTTGGAAGCAGCGAAAATTCAAAACGAACCTGACGCTTTTGGACGATGACACGACGCCTTGTGCCATTCGCTTTCTCTGCGATTTGGATCGGACACTCGATTTCAAAGACAGCGCCGTTCACGAAGCGGCCGAATACGCGCTGCGATCCACGTTGGGGGCTCAGTACCCTGGAGGAGCGTGGGGACATAACTACGATCGATTCCCAACCCAGCCGCCCAGTGCCCGTCATTACCCCGTGCTCGCAGCGACCTACCCTCCGTCTTGGAGTCGCAGGTGGTCGAAGTCGTTCGCAGGGTGCTACATGCTCAATGACCGGATCACGCAAAACATGATCCACACGATGTTGTTTGCCGCACGGGTGTACGAGGACGATCGTTACCGTGCCAGTGCGATTCGGGGAGGAGAGTTTCTACTGCGTGCCCAAATGCCCGAGCCTCAACCCGCTTGGGCTCAGCAATACGATCGCCACATGCATCCCGTTTGGGATCGTAAGTTCGAGCCACCGGCAATTTCGGGGCGCGAGTCTCAGGATACGCTACGGACCTTGCTGGTGCTTTACCAAGAAACCGAAGAGCGTCGCTTCCTCGAACCGCTGCCGCGTGCAATCGAATACTTGCGAACTTGTTTGCGAAGTGACGACAAATTGGCACGCTACTATGAATTGAAAACGAATCGTCCAATCTATTTCACTAAGGACTATCAAATGACCGATGACGACCGTAATGTCCCCGCTCATTATGGCTTCGTGGTGGAATCGCATCTCGATGAAATAGAGCGTGATTATGAATGGCTCGCTGCGGGGAAAACGCTGCCTTTGCCGGCGCCCGTGGGCGGGCAAGAGATCTCGCTGGTGATGCGGTCGCAATCGAGCGCCGGCGGGTGGTTGCAGCCGGGGTTCGTACGCGACGCCCAGGGCGAAAAGGTAACGCCCGCCGAGGGGGTTGTTTCGTCTGAAACCTTTGTAAAACACGTGGGATGGCTAAGCCAGTATCTGGATCAAAATTGA
- the tdh gene encoding L-threonine 3-dehydrogenase, with protein sequence MKALVKRHRKVGLWMEDVPMPTVGINDVLIKVDRTGICGTDVHIYQWDAWAQKTIPVPMVVGHEFVGEIVEVGANVSDFHAGEVVSGEGHVVCGRCRNCLAGRRHLCAHTLGVGVNREGAFAEYISLPMTNVWHHDPQVDRDVASVFDPLGNAVHTALSFPLLGEDVLITGAGPIGCMATAVAQYAGARYVVTTDVNPWRLELAKKMGATRVVDVRTESLKDVMADLGMKEGFDVGLEMSGNPNAFRSMLETMCHGGKISMLGIPATEMAIDWNLVVFNMLTIKGIYGREMYETWYKMTVMIQGGLDISAVITHRYDCEDFEAGFETMMSGQSGKVILKW encoded by the coding sequence GTGAAAGCACTTGTTAAACGACATCGCAAAGTGGGGCTATGGATGGAAGACGTTCCGATGCCAACGGTTGGCATCAATGACGTCTTGATCAAGGTCGATCGAACCGGCATCTGTGGCACCGATGTTCATATTTATCAGTGGGACGCTTGGGCTCAGAAAACCATTCCGGTGCCGATGGTCGTCGGTCACGAATTTGTTGGCGAGATCGTCGAGGTCGGAGCCAATGTGTCGGACTTTCACGCGGGTGAGGTTGTCAGTGGTGAAGGGCACGTCGTCTGCGGTCGCTGTCGAAATTGTTTGGCGGGGCGGCGTCATCTCTGTGCACATACGCTTGGTGTCGGAGTCAATCGGGAAGGGGCCTTTGCCGAATACATCTCGCTGCCGATGACCAATGTGTGGCATCACGATCCCCAGGTGGATCGCGACGTTGCATCGGTTTTTGATCCGCTCGGTAATGCGGTCCATACGGCGTTGTCGTTCCCGTTGTTGGGTGAGGATGTCTTGATCACCGGTGCGGGCCCGATCGGGTGCATGGCAACCGCGGTCGCTCAATATGCCGGTGCACGCTATGTCGTGACGACCGATGTGAACCCGTGGCGATTGGAGTTAGCAAAAAAGATGGGCGCGACCCGCGTGGTCGATGTGCGGACTGAATCGCTCAAAGACGTGATGGCCGATTTAGGTATGAAGGAAGGCTTTGATGTGGGACTCGAAATGTCGGGTAACCCTAATGCGTTTCGCTCCATGCTCGAAACCATGTGCCACGGCGGCAAAATCTCGATGCTGGGAATTCCAGCCACCGAGATGGCCATCGATTGGAACCTCGTCGTCTTTAACATGTTGACGATCAAAGGGATCTATGGACGCGAAATGTACGAGACCTGGTACAAGATGACCGTGATGATTCAAGGGGGACTCGATATCAGTGCGGTGATAACGCATCGTTACGATTGCGAGGACTTTGAAGCCGGATTCGAAACCATGATGTCTGGCCAGTCCGGCAAGGTGATTCTAAAGTGGTGA
- a CDS encoding glycine C-acetyltransferase, whose protein sequence is MSQSNKLSEVLQASLDEIRHEGLYKSERVISTPQDAHIRVQSGGEVINLCANNYLGLASHRRVIEAAHQGLDEWGYGLASVRFICGTQTIHQQLENRLSAFLGTEDTILYSSCFDANGGLFETILTSEDAVISDQLNHASIIDGIRLSKAQRFRYRNSDMADLETQLKAASGCRLRLIATDGVFSMDGSIAKLPEICELADRYDASIMMDDCHATGFMGPSGRGTHEHHDVMGRIDVITGTLGKALGGASGGYTTGRREIVELLRQRSRPYLFSNSIAPPIAAGSIAALDLLSESTELRDRVMDNASYFRDAMSAAGFDLVPGEHPIIPVMLGDARVATEMSKRLLDKGVYVIGFSYPVVPKGQARIRTQMSAAHTQDDLEFAVAQFSQVKQEMGL, encoded by the coding sequence ATGTCCCAAAGCAACAAACTCAGCGAAGTCCTACAAGCCTCGCTTGATGAGATACGTCATGAAGGGCTCTACAAGTCCGAGCGAGTGATCTCGACGCCTCAAGACGCGCACATCCGTGTTCAATCTGGCGGCGAAGTGATCAATCTTTGCGCTAACAATTATCTTGGCTTGGCGTCGCACCGGCGCGTCATCGAGGCGGCCCACCAGGGACTCGATGAATGGGGCTACGGACTCGCTTCGGTGCGATTCATTTGTGGCACACAAACGATCCATCAACAGCTAGAGAATCGCTTGTCCGCATTCTTGGGCACCGAAGATACGATTCTGTATTCGTCCTGTTTCGATGCCAACGGGGGGCTGTTCGAAACGATCCTGACCTCCGAAGACGCCGTCATTTCCGATCAACTCAATCATGCTTCGATCATCGATGGCATTCGTTTGAGCAAGGCTCAGCGATTCCGTTATCGCAACAGCGACATGGCAGATCTCGAAACGCAATTGAAAGCGGCTTCGGGATGTCGGTTGCGGTTGATCGCGACCGATGGCGTCTTTTCGATGGATGGTTCGATCGCCAAGCTGCCTGAGATTTGTGAGCTCGCCGATCGCTACGATGCATCGATCATGATGGACGATTGTCATGCCACCGGATTTATGGGCCCCAGCGGACGCGGCACCCATGAGCACCACGATGTGATGGGGCGGATTGACGTGATCACCGGAACGCTCGGTAAGGCCCTCGGGGGAGCGAGTGGGGGTTATACGACGGGGCGACGTGAAATCGTCGAACTGTTGCGTCAACGTTCGCGACCTTATTTGTTTTCCAACTCGATCGCACCTCCGATCGCAGCGGGCTCGATCGCAGCGCTCGATTTATTGAGCGAATCGACCGAGTTGCGAGATCGTGTGATGGACAATGCGAGTTACTTTCGCGATGCCATGAGCGCCGCAGGCTTCGATCTTGTCCCCGGTGAGCATCCGATCATCCCAGTGATGCTGGGCGATGCTCGGGTGGCGACCGAAATGTCAAAGCGGCTGTTGGACAAGGGGGTCTACGTGATTGGTTTCTCGTATCCCGTGGTACCGAAAGGCCAAGCTCGCATTCGAACTCAAATGTCCGCAGCCCACACGCAGGACGATTTGGAATTCGCGGTGGCTCAATTCTCGCAAGTCAAACAAGAAATGGGATTGTAA
- the dapB gene encoding 4-hydroxy-tetrahydrodipicolinate reductase — translation MTTNTIKLAVHGAAGRMGRRVVALASEDTEFQIVAAIDHAGNPLLGQDAGAVAGFAPIGVPLATDWPEEVDVVIDFSLPKALDHCIESCVESSTPLVVATTGLSDEQKVKLQAAAELIPIVWAPSMSLAVNLTMKLAEQVADTLGDVVGGLDVEIIERHHRFKADAPSGTALKFGELIAKQLSDDTLHVHGREGHTGERTRNEIGYHAVRVGDNPGEHTIVFGMLGEKIELNVAASNRDCYASGALAAAKWLQGRPKGLYNMFDVLGLQSS, via the coding sequence ATGACTACTAATACAATCAAACTTGCTGTTCACGGTGCTGCGGGACGAATGGGGCGGCGTGTCGTCGCCTTGGCTTCGGAGGATACCGAATTCCAAATCGTTGCAGCAATCGACCATGCGGGCAATCCGCTCCTGGGCCAAGACGCTGGGGCGGTTGCCGGTTTCGCACCCATTGGAGTGCCGCTGGCGACCGATTGGCCCGAAGAGGTCGATGTCGTGATCGATTTTTCGCTCCCCAAGGCGCTCGATCATTGCATCGAGAGCTGTGTCGAATCAAGTACTCCGTTGGTGGTTGCTACGACGGGGCTAAGTGACGAACAAAAAGTCAAGCTGCAAGCCGCCGCCGAGCTCATTCCCATCGTCTGGGCCCCCAGTATGTCGTTGGCGGTGAATTTGACGATGAAGCTCGCCGAGCAAGTGGCAGATACCCTCGGTGACGTTGTCGGCGGATTGGACGTCGAAATTATTGAACGCCACCATCGCTTCAAGGCTGATGCCCCCAGCGGAACGGCGCTGAAGTTTGGCGAACTGATCGCAAAGCAATTGAGCGACGATACGTTGCACGTTCACGGCCGCGAAGGTCACACCGGCGAGCGGACTCGCAATGAGATCGGTTATCACGCCGTTCGCGTTGGCGACAATCCCGGCGAGCATACGATTGTGTTTGGGATGCTCGGCGAAAAGATCGAGTTGAATGTCGCTGCCAGCAACCGTGATTGCTACGCATCGGGAGCCCTTGCCGCCGCGAAATGGTTGCAAGGCCGCCCCAAGGGGCTCTACAACATGTTCGATGTCTTGGGCTTGCAGTCATCGTAA
- a CDS encoding MFS transporter, which translates to MPSHLLRRGFLGLLAAQFFGAMNDNVLKGVLTFMVIQGGLWAGDLGEGGQGIVGICFTLPFIFLSGYAGQIADRYSKRTVTMWVKIIEIPIVILAGIGFMMGSLWVTLMALLALTCQSSFFGPAKYGMIPELVDASDLSRANGTINMMTNVAVIVGTLVAGVVSDAFFPDQIRGLIWLPMVVLVLIAIAGLVSAFFLTPLPAGDRNAKFDFNPLTTYITTVREMSKTRLLMVMMAWGYFYLLAGIALFIVPEYTEVLKISSTEASVLMGVLGVSIGVGCAVAGLLSGHHIEPRLIPIGAAGLVVFFALLSFVPPSLPDLQPMLRVAFSNVGFFIFGAGFFAGFYIVPLQALLQYMSPDSERGRFLGTANAVSFVFLTVAALLYWAIRPAFGDTPQHIFLLSSILMAAGAAFFLWQLRGTGILIGSGTDIAASE; encoded by the coding sequence GTGCCAAGCCATCTCTTAAGACGCGGGTTTCTCGGACTCCTCGCCGCGCAGTTTTTTGGAGCGATGAACGACAACGTCCTCAAGGGCGTGTTGACATTCATGGTGATTCAGGGCGGTTTGTGGGCCGGTGATCTTGGCGAAGGAGGCCAGGGCATCGTGGGCATCTGTTTTACGCTTCCCTTCATTTTTCTCTCGGGTTATGCCGGCCAGATCGCGGATCGTTATTCCAAGCGAACGGTCACGATGTGGGTGAAAATCATCGAGATCCCGATCGTGATTCTCGCCGGAATCGGCTTCATGATGGGCAGTTTGTGGGTCACCTTGATGGCACTGCTGGCGTTGACGTGTCAAAGCTCGTTCTTTGGCCCGGCAAAGTATGGCATGATCCCGGAGTTGGTCGATGCTTCGGACCTCAGCCGTGCCAACGGCACGATTAATATGATGACCAACGTCGCCGTGATCGTCGGCACGCTGGTTGCCGGCGTGGTCAGTGATGCCTTTTTTCCGGATCAAATTCGAGGACTGATTTGGTTACCGATGGTCGTGTTGGTCTTGATCGCGATCGCGGGACTTGTGTCCGCCTTCTTTTTGACTCCGTTGCCCGCAGGAGATCGCAATGCCAAATTCGATTTCAATCCGCTCACCACCTACATCACCACCGTGCGTGAAATGTCCAAGACGCGGTTGTTGATGGTGATGATGGCCTGGGGCTATTTTTACCTGCTGGCGGGAATCGCGTTGTTTATCGTTCCTGAATACACCGAGGTCCTCAAAATTTCGAGCACCGAAGCCAGTGTGCTGATGGGGGTTTTGGGAGTCTCGATCGGAGTGGGGTGTGCCGTGGCCGGTCTGTTGTCGGGGCACCACATCGAGCCACGCTTGATCCCTATCGGGGCCGCCGGTTTGGTCGTTTTCTTTGCCCTGTTGTCGTTTGTCCCGCCGTCGCTTCCTGATTTGCAGCCGATGTTGCGAGTGGCGTTTAGTAATGTTGGCTTTTTCATTTTTGGAGCTGGCTTTTTTGCCGGTTTCTATATCGTCCCGCTGCAAGCTTTGTTGCAGTATATGTCGCCGGATAGCGAGCGGGGGCGGTTCTTGGGAACCGCGAACGCCGTCTCGTTTGTGTTTTTGACCGTCGCTGCCCTGCTCTACTGGGCGATTCGTCCCGCGTTTGGCGACACTCCGCAGCACATTTTTCTGCTCAGCAGCATCTTAATGGCTGCCGGGGCTGCGTTCTTTCTATGGCAGCTAAGAGGTACCGGCATCCTGATCGGCAGCGGAACCGATATCGCAGCGAGCGAATAA
- the thiC gene encoding phosphomethylpyrimidine synthase ThiC yields the protein MSVRWSKNMSKTQILAARAGEVTPEMEYCAKREDLAVELIRDEVAAGRMVIPANKVHAAGALEPMCIGIAAKCKINANIGNSAVTSNAGEELQKLHTAVHHGADTVMDLSTGKDIDNIRRQIIDKSPVPIGTVPIYQMLEELGGNIEDMTAQHFLDMVEHQAKQGVDYMTVHCGVKLEHLHLSVNRVTGIVSRGGSLISKWMMAHNKQNPLYTAFDDLCAIMREYDVTWSLGDGLRPGSIADASDAAQFAELEVLGELTKRGQENGTQVMVEGPGHIPMHQIQMNIEKQIELCNGAPFYVLGPLVTDIAPGYDHITSAIGAAMAGWHGAAMLCYVTPKEHLGLPNEEDVKQGVIAYKISAHAADVARGRKGAQDRDDALSRARFAFDWNEQFRLSLDPETAQRYHDETLPQDTFKSAHFCSMCGPKYCSMKITEDIRKMAKEGQLVEIKE from the coding sequence ATGTCCGTCCGATGGAGCAAAAACATGAGCAAAACACAAATATTGGCGGCGCGTGCAGGCGAAGTGACTCCGGAGATGGAGTATTGCGCTAAACGCGAAGACCTCGCCGTCGAACTGATCCGTGATGAAGTCGCAGCGGGACGGATGGTCATCCCGGCGAATAAGGTCCACGCGGCCGGCGCACTTGAACCGATGTGCATCGGGATCGCGGCAAAGTGCAAGATCAACGCCAACATCGGCAACAGTGCCGTGACCAGTAACGCTGGCGAAGAACTGCAAAAACTGCATACCGCCGTCCACCATGGTGCCGACACCGTCATGGACCTGTCGACCGGCAAGGACATCGACAACATCCGCCGCCAAATCATCGACAAGAGCCCGGTGCCGATCGGTACGGTCCCGATTTACCAAATGCTCGAAGAACTCGGTGGCAACATCGAAGACATGACGGCCCAACACTTCTTGGATATGGTCGAGCACCAAGCCAAGCAGGGCGTCGATTACATGACCGTCCATTGTGGCGTGAAGCTCGAACATCTGCATTTGAGCGTCAACCGCGTGACGGGCATCGTCAGCCGGGGTGGATCGTTGATCTCGAAGTGGATGATGGCCCACAACAAACAAAACCCGCTGTACACCGCCTTTGATGACCTGTGCGCCATCATGCGAGAGTACGATGTGACTTGGTCGTTGGGCGATGGACTGCGTCCAGGTTCGATCGCGGATGCTTCGGATGCCGCTCAATTCGCGGAACTCGAGGTGCTGGGTGAATTGACCAAACGCGGCCAAGAAAACGGAACGCAAGTCATGGTCGAAGGACCAGGCCACATTCCGATGCACCAAATCCAGATGAACATTGAAAAGCAAATCGAGCTTTGCAATGGTGCTCCGTTCTACGTGCTTGGCCCGTTGGTGACCGATATCGCACCGGGCTACGACCACATCACAAGCGCGATTGGCGCCGCGATGGCGGGCTGGCACGGTGCTGCGATGTTGTGCTACGTGACCCCCAAAGAGCACCTCGGATTGCCTAACGAAGAAGACGTCAAACAGGGCGTGATCGCTTACAAGATCTCCGCTCACGCCGCCGACGTCGCTCGCGGACGCAAGGGAGCTCAGGACCGTGACGACGCACTCAGCCGAGCACGTTTCGCGTTTGATTGGAACGAGCAGTTCCGGTTGTCATTGGACCCGGAAACCGCTCAGCGTTACCACGACGAAACGCTGCCACAGGACACCTTCAAGAGCGCCCACTTCTGCAGCATGTGCGGACCGAAGTATTGCTCGATGAAGATCACCGAGGACATTCGTAAAATGGCCAAAGAAGGACAACTCGTCGAGATCAAAGAATAG